A genomic window from Pseudomonas cavernicola includes:
- a CDS encoding DUF2804 domain-containing protein, which translates to MNSFTSAFSPESWKPLCDAQGQLAPKAIGWSPRPQVHCALPGHYGRRKRWNHWCITTPQWMLSLTLADLDYLGYGAAYFLDLETGHAVAHTQLRAFGRGCQLPDTPLESHEFDHPRLQLKVDEHPGRLRLTVAAPDIGGQPLQVALDIQRPAHLDSVNLVVPFASRGFHATCRQLALPTSGSVQLGRTQYSCIPGQSFAALDFGRGVWPLHSHWTRAAFAAPGGIAGNFGSGWTESSGLSENALWFGGELLHLNVPVCIEQTLQSPLAPWRLSSSDDRAALTFTPRQHHQACPQLGPFYADTRQWFGRFDGVLRDPSGERVPVNGALGWLGTTHARW; encoded by the coding sequence GTTTCACTTCCGCTTTTTCGCCTGAGTCCTGGAAACCGCTGTGCGATGCCCAAGGCCAGCTCGCCCCCAAGGCGATTGGCTGGTCACCGCGACCGCAGGTGCATTGCGCCCTGCCCGGCCATTATGGGCGGCGTAAACGCTGGAATCACTGGTGCATCACCACCCCACAATGGATGCTCTCGCTGACCCTGGCCGACCTCGACTACTTGGGCTATGGCGCCGCTTATTTCCTCGATTTAGAGACCGGCCACGCCGTCGCGCATACCCAGTTACGCGCCTTCGGCCGCGGCTGTCAGTTGCCTGATACGCCACTGGAAAGCCACGAGTTCGACCATCCACGCCTACAACTCAAGGTCGATGAGCATCCAGGGCGCCTGCGCCTGACGGTCGCCGCGCCGGATATCGGTGGCCAACCGTTGCAAGTCGCGCTGGATATTCAACGCCCGGCGCATCTGGATTCGGTCAATCTGGTGGTGCCCTTCGCCAGCCGCGGTTTTCATGCCACCTGCCGTCAATTGGCTCTGCCGACCAGCGGCAGCGTGCAGTTGGGGCGCACACAATACAGCTGCATACCGGGGCAGAGCTTCGCCGCCCTGGACTTCGGCCGTGGTGTCTGGCCTTTGCACAGCCATTGGACGCGCGCCGCCTTCGCCGCTCCTGGGGGTATCGCCGGTAACTTCGGCTCGGGCTGGACCGAGAGCAGTGGCTTGTCCGAGAACGCCCTGTGGTTCGGCGGCGAGCTGCTGCATCTGAACGTCCCGGTGTGCATCGAACAGACCCTGCAGAGTCCATTGGCGCCCTGGCGCCTGAGCAGCTCGGATGATCGCGCCGCCCTGACCTTCACCCCGCGTCAGCATCATCAAGCTTGCCCACAGCTTGGCCCATTCTACGCCGACACCCGTCAGTGGTTTGGCCGTTTCGACGGCGTACTCCGTGACCCGAGCGGCGAACGCGTGCCGGTCAATGGCGCCCTGGGCTGG